In Gemmobacter sp., a single genomic region encodes these proteins:
- a CDS encoding ABC transporter ATP-binding protein, with translation MSLLDVDRLTVSVGNSKGTFTVLHELTFRLEPGQVLGLVGESGAGKSMIGRTIAQLLPKGFQVSNGTLVFDGQDMLGIDDKRRRALLGRDIAFIPQEPLAALNPVRTIGDQIREHLAHVAAGEGRTRVDDWRATAIEVLASAHLNDPAALLDKYPHQLSGGMCQRILIAMAFLSRPKLLIADEPTTALDVSVQARIIDLINEMRRANGTAVIFITHDLRLARQICDDVLVLYAGKQVEFGPGPAVFDTPAHPYTRALQLAIPPTMAEHRGLFTLPDRMPGLMALNDMQGCRFAARCPLAMETCRTTVPADVAVGAGHRSACLRSTDTGTIQPPAPPEHRQRRAGTAPLFAARDLSKHYVTRARLLRKPDTFAAVRSASLDLAEGEFLGIVGESGSGKSTLARLLVGLEGTSSGQMTFQGRDISGMDAATAAFRRQNIQMVFQDPQSALNPRRRVGAIVTQAMEVMNSTATDRADRAAELLSEIGLSPEMAARYPSQMSGGQKQRVNIARALCNVPRLLIADEIVSGLDVSVQAQLLELLLRLRQERGLSIIIISHDLSVVRYLCDRVMVMYRGEVVESGAVDEVFANPQADYTRKLLAAMPGETVL, from the coding sequence ATGAGCCTGCTGGACGTCGATCGGCTGACCGTCTCGGTCGGGAATTCCAAGGGCACCTTTACGGTGCTGCACGAACTGACCTTCCGGCTGGAACCGGGGCAGGTGCTGGGGCTGGTCGGCGAATCCGGCGCCGGCAAGTCGATGATCGGGCGCACCATCGCGCAGCTGCTGCCCAAGGGGTTCCAGGTCAGCAACGGCACGCTGGTGTTCGATGGCCAGGACATGCTGGGCATCGACGACAAGCGCCGCCGCGCCCTGCTGGGCCGCGACATCGCCTTTATCCCGCAGGAACCGCTTGCGGCGCTGAACCCGGTGCGCACCATCGGCGACCAGATCCGCGAACATCTGGCCCATGTCGCCGCCGGCGAGGGGCGCACCCGGGTGGACGACTGGCGCGCCACCGCCATCGAGGTGCTGGCATCGGCCCATCTGAACGATCCGGCCGCCCTGCTGGACAAATATCCCCACCAGCTGTCGGGTGGCATGTGCCAGCGCATCCTGATTGCCATGGCCTTCCTGTCGCGCCCGAAACTGCTGATCGCCGACGAGCCGACAACGGCGCTGGACGTGTCGGTCCAGGCCCGCATCATCGACCTGATCAACGAGATGCGGCGCGCGAACGGAACGGCGGTGATCTTCATCACCCACGATCTGCGGCTGGCGCGGCAGATCTGCGATGACGTGCTGGTGCTTTATGCCGGCAAGCAGGTCGAATTCGGCCCCGGCCCGGCGGTGTTCGATACCCCCGCCCATCCCTATACCCGCGCGCTGCAACTGGCGATCCCGCCGACCATGGCCGAACACCGGGGCCTGTTCACCCTGCCCGACCGCATGCCGGGGCTGATGGCGCTGAACGACATGCAGGGCTGCCGCTTTGCCGCGCGCTGCCCGCTGGCGATGGAGACCTGCCGCACCACGGTGCCGGCGGATGTGGCGGTGGGCGCCGGCCATCGGTCCGCCTGCCTGCGCAGCACCGATACCGGAACGATCCAACCCCCCGCCCCGCCCGAACACCGGCAGCGCAGGGCCGGCACGGCGCCGCTGTTCGCGGCGCGCGATCTGTCCAAGCATTATGTCACCCGCGCCCGCCTGCTGCGCAAACCGGACACGTTCGCGGCCGTCCGCTCGGCCAGCCTCGATCTGGCCGAAGGCGAGTTTCTGGGCATCGTCGGCGAAAGCGGCAGCGGCAAAAGCACCCTTGCCCGGCTGCTGGTGGGGTTGGAGGGCACGAGTTCCGGCCAGATGACCTTTCAGGGCCGCGACATTTCGGGAATGGATGCGGCCACGGCCGCCTTTCGCCGGCAGAACATCCAGATGGTGTTCCAGGATCCGCAATCGGCGCTGAACCCCCGCCGGCGGGTCGGCGCCATCGTCACGCAGGCGATGGAGGTGATGAACAGCACCGCCACCGACCGCGCCGACCGCGCCGCCGAACTGCTGTCGGAAATCGGCCTGTCGCCGGAAATGGCGGCGCGCTACCCCTCGCAGATGTCGGGGGGGCAAAAGCAACGGGTGAACATCGCCCGCGCGCTGTGCAACGTGCCGCGCCTGCTGATCGCGGATGAAATCGTCTCGGGGCTGGATGTGTCGGTTCAGGCGCAGCTGCTGGAGCTGCTGTTGCGCCTGCGGCAGGAACGCGGGCTGTCGATCATCATCATTTCGCACGACCTGTCGGTGGTTCGCTATCTGTGCGACCGGGTGATGGTGATGTATCGCGGCGAGGTGGTGGAAAGCGGCGCGGTGGACGAGGTGTTTGCCAATCCGCAGGCCGACTACACCCGCAAGCTGCTGGCGGCGATGCCCGGTGAAACGGTGCTTTAG
- a CDS encoding Rrf2 family transcriptional regulator, whose protein sequence is MRLTSFTDYGLRALMRIASDPSRGFSTAELADEFGLSRHHLAKIVQRLAQGGIVTTRRGGGGGAMLAVPAETLRLGAVVRLLEEGSAGLVDCLTPGAPACTVDGHCGLKSRLHRAEAAFMAELDRSTLADIALHPLEEVRS, encoded by the coding sequence ATGCGCCTCACTTCTTTCACCGATTACGGCCTGCGCGCCCTGATGCGGATCGCCTCGGATCCGTCGCGCGGCTTTTCCACCGCCGAACTGGCGGATGAATTCGGCCTGTCGCGGCATCATCTGGCCAAGATCGTGCAGCGGCTGGCGCAGGGGGGCATCGTGACCACCCGTCGCGGCGGCGGCGGCGGGGCGATGCTGGCGGTTCCGGCCGAGACGCTGCGCCTTGGCGCCGTGGTGCGGCTGCTGGAAGAGGGCAGCGCGGGGCTGGTCGATTGCCTGACGCCGGGCGCGCCGGCCTGCACCGTCGACGGACACTGCGGGCTGAAATCGCGCCTGCACCGGGCCGAAGCCGCCTTCATGGCAGAGCTTGACCGCTCGACCCTGGCCGATATCGCGCTGCACCCTTTGGAGGAAGTGCGATCATGA
- a CDS encoding DUF1971 domain-containing protein — MTDWPAGLQPYKRTPEFTETGIPPGLLRAHATRPGTWAQLHVLEGRLRFSDLVRDRLFDLGPGIHPVIRPEDLHEVAALGPVRFFVEFCRLEDTAAAP; from the coding sequence ATGACCGACTGGCCCGCAGGACTGCAACCCTACAAGCGCACGCCCGAATTCACCGAGACCGGCATTCCGCCGGGCCTCTTGCGCGCCCATGCCACCAGACCGGGCACCTGGGCGCAGCTGCATGTGCTGGAGGGCAGGCTTCGCTTCAGCGATCTGGTGCGGGACCGGCTATTCGACCTTGGCCCCGGCATCCATCCCGTGATCCGCCCCGAAGACCTGCACGAGGTTGCCGCGCTCGGCCCCGTCCGGTTCTTTGTCGAGTTCTGCCGGCTGGAGGACACTGCCGCCGCGCCCTGA
- a CDS encoding ABC transporter substrate-binding protein codes for MTRSILSRRSLLIAGAATGAALATPGILRAAPLARLALYGPPAGPTITLAHAVASGALKDLAGDVSLTVWRNPDELRAGLTSGAIDLSVVPVQAAANLYNRGMGLRLVNVMTDGLISIVTEAGKVTDLASLEGKRIAVHFVNDTPDLILRALLGRNGLADKVEVVTSGSATESAQLLLSGQIDAALLTEPVASVAVMRGQQAGKTVLRAIDVQAEWARLTGRAAVIPQAGLAVTKAFSDANPDAIAPLHELLAQVVEAVKADPSAAAANAAGPLELPAPVLAASIPHSALVARTAGSVRADIEAMLALMAERDAAIIGGKLPDDGFYALA; via the coding sequence ATGACCCGTTCCATCCTCTCCCGCCGTTCGCTGCTGATTGCCGGGGCCGCCACCGGCGCCGCCCTTGCCACACCCGGCATCCTGCGCGCCGCCCCTCTGGCCCGGCTGGCGCTCTATGGTCCGCCCGCCGGGCCGACCATCACCCTGGCCCATGCGGTCGCCTCGGGCGCACTGAAGGATCTGGCGGGGGATGTCTCGCTGACCGTCTGGCGCAACCCGGATGAGCTGCGCGCCGGGCTGACCTCGGGGGCCATCGACCTGTCGGTGGTGCCGGTGCAGGCGGCGGCCAACCTCTACAACCGCGGGATGGGGCTGCGGCTGGTCAATGTGATGACCGACGGGTTGATTTCCATTGTGACCGAAGCGGGCAAGGTGACCGATCTGGCCAGCCTTGAAGGCAAAAGGATCGCGGTGCATTTCGTCAATGACACGCCCGATCTGATCCTGCGCGCACTGCTGGGCCGCAACGGGCTGGCGGACAAGGTCGAGGTGGTGACCTCGGGCTCCGCCACCGAATCCGCGCAGCTGCTGCTGTCGGGCCAGATCGACGCCGCGCTGCTGACCGAGCCGGTGGCCTCGGTCGCGGTGATGCGCGGCCAGCAGGCCGGCAAGACCGTGCTGCGCGCCATCGACGTGCAGGCGGAATGGGCCAGGCTGACGGGCCGCGCCGCCGTGATCCCACAGGCCGGGCTGGCGGTGACCAAGGCGTTTTCGGATGCCAATCCCGATGCCATCGCACCACTGCACGAATTGCTGGCGCAGGTCGTCGAGGCGGTAAAGGCCGATCCCTCTGCCGCCGCCGCCAATGCCGCCGGCCCGCTGGAACTGCCCGCCCCGGTGCTGGCCGCCTCGATCCCGCATTCGGCGCTGGTCGCCCGCACGGCAGGATCGGTGCGCGCCGATATCGAGGCGATGCTGGCCCTGATGGCCGAACGCGATGCGGCGATCATCGGCGGCAAGCTGCCCGATGACGGCTTCTACGCGCTGGCGTGA
- a CDS encoding ABC transporter permease: protein MRAAGLDRLARLGRFVWSGWAGLAGLCLLAAAWQAGHEAYGDFILPAPLATLLAARDLLMDGSARDLLALTTRRALQGFAACALIGGALGIAAGYSPATLRLSRPILTVILGVPPIAWIVLAMIWFGGSDTTVAVTILISAAPIVFAGSVEGVVTRDRGLDQMAQVFGAGAIRRFAMVAARQIAAHLLPALVLALGTSFKVAVMAELLANAGGIGGALARSRAMLDIAQALAWVSLAVIALIVVEYGLIRPVKGELERWREAAAPWGVKR, encoded by the coding sequence ATGCGCGCCGCCGGCCTCGACCGCCTTGCCCGTCTGGGGCGTTTTGTCTGGTCCGGCTGGGCCGGGCTGGCGGGCCTGTGCCTGCTGGCCGCCGCCTGGCAGGCAGGGCACGAGGCCTATGGCGATTTCATCCTGCCCGCGCCGCTGGCGACCCTGCTGGCGGCGCGGGATCTGCTGATGGATGGATCCGCCCGCGATCTGCTGGCGCTGACCACGCGGCGCGCGTTGCAGGGATTTGCCGCCTGCGCGCTGATCGGTGGCGCCCTGGGGATTGCGGCGGGCTATTCGCCGGCAACCCTGCGGCTCTCGCGCCCGATCCTGACCGTGATCCTTGGCGTGCCGCCCATCGCCTGGATCGTGCTGGCGATGATCTGGTTCGGCGGTTCGGACACCACGGTCGCCGTCACCATCCTGATTTCCGCCGCCCCCATCGTCTTTGCCGGCAGCGTCGAGGGCGTGGTCACCCGCGACCGGGGCCTTGACCAGATGGCACAGGTTTTCGGTGCCGGCGCGATCCGCCGCTTTGCCATGGTCGCCGCGCGCCAGATCGCGGCGCATCTTTTGCCGGCGCTGGTGCTGGCTTTGGGCACTTCCTTCAAGGTGGCGGTGATGGCGGAACTGCTGGCCAATGCCGGCGGCATCGGCGGGGCGCTGGCCCGCTCGCGCGCCATGCTGGACATCGCGCAGGCTTTGGCCTGGGTCAGCCTGGCCGTCATCGCGCTGATCGTCGTGGAATACGGCCTGATCCGCCCGGTCAAGGGCGAGCTGGAACGCTGGCGCGAGGCCGCCGCCCCATGGGGGGTCAAAAGATGA
- a CDS encoding ABC transporter ATP-binding protein encodes MSLLALDGIGHAFFGRTVLDGITLDVGRGEVVSLLGPSGSGKSTVAHIAAGLIEPSEGRVSRAYARHAMVFQEPRLMPWATVAQNIGFPLRLARSPRRGRAAQIEAAAGRAGLLPEDLPKFPVELSGGMRQRTAIARALVADPDFLYFDEPFTALDVALKRRMQDLVIAAAAEGRFGALFITHDLMEAIRISHRILVLDRHGRGIAGARGIAGQPGDRSDQACFDLRQRFLGHDPLFAHIHDIDERQRP; translated from the coding sequence ATGAGCCTGCTGGCGCTGGACGGCATCGGCCATGCCTTCTTCGGCCGCACCGTGCTGGACGGCATCACCCTGGATGTGGGGCGAGGCGAGGTGGTCAGCCTGCTGGGTCCGTCCGGTTCGGGCAAATCGACGGTGGCCCATATCGCCGCCGGATTGATCGAGCCAAGCGAGGGTCGGGTTTCCCGCGCCTATGCACGCCATGCCATGGTCTTTCAGGAGCCGCGCCTGATGCCATGGGCGACCGTGGCGCAGAACATCGGCTTTCCCTTGCGGCTGGCACGCAGCCCGCGCCGGGGCCGGGCGGCGCAGATCGAGGCGGCGGCGGGCCGCGCCGGCCTGCTGCCCGAGGATCTGCCGAAGTTCCCGGTCGAGCTGTCGGGCGGGATGCGCCAGCGCACCGCCATCGCGCGGGCGCTGGTGGCGGATCCCGACTTCCTCTATTTCGACGAGCCCTTCACCGCCCTTGATGTGGCGCTGAAGCGAAGGATGCAGGATCTGGTGATCGCGGCGGCGGCCGAGGGCCGTTTCGGCGCGCTGTTCATCACCCATGACCTGATGGAAGCAATCCGCATCAGCCACCGCATCCTTGTTCTGGACCGCCACGGGCGCGGCATCGCCGGCGCACGGGGCATCGCCGGCCAACCCGGCGACCGCAGTGATCAGGCCTGTTTCGATCTGCGCCAGCGGTTTCTGGGCCATGACCCGCTGTTCGCCCATATCCACGACATCGACGAAAGGCAGCGACCATGA
- a CDS encoding NnrS family protein — MSCAAHGPAPENRSIPWQRALSDEGFRLFFPLSALHAALWPFLWVALWGFDLPLAGEIAPGVWHAHEMIFGAWGAALIGFMTTAAPEWIDTPRPRGRALFVLAGLWAVGRLAGLLGAGALLPLSALADLGWITLLALWLCRMSWQRQSTRLISFICWIAALAVCGALARWAMLTGDGPMAADWLHRAGLVFLGLLGLALARITVPVTNHVLDPSEETSPFRPHPGRMNLGPGLVALALLGELAGLSPAVSGFLWIAAGAGYMDRMAEGFVGREVVRSEILVLMGAAGFAGLGLMGLGAARLGAPWGEVAPLHLALMGGLGLGVLAVFAIAGRFHSGQALGFHWPTRLAFGLVALSALLRALPEMGLIPWPPGPLHLLAAVFWAAAFGLWLWDFWPSLRYRGIGSEAR, encoded by the coding sequence ATGAGTTGCGCCGCACATGGACCCGCGCCCGAAAACCGCAGCATCCCCTGGCAACGGGCGCTGTCGGACGAGGGGTTCCGGCTGTTCTTTCCCCTGTCGGCGCTGCATGCGGCGTTGTGGCCGTTTCTGTGGGTGGCGCTGTGGGGGTTCGATCTGCCGCTGGCAGGCGAGATCGCGCCCGGTGTCTGGCATGCGCATGAGATGATCTTTGGCGCATGGGGCGCCGCGCTGATCGGCTTCATGACCACGGCGGCCCCGGAATGGATCGACACGCCCCGCCCGCGTGGGCGGGCGCTGTTCGTGCTGGCCGGGCTGTGGGCTGTGGGTCGGCTGGCCGGGCTGCTGGGGGCCGGGGCGCTGCTGCCGCTGTCGGCGCTGGCGGATCTGGGATGGATCACCCTGCTGGCGCTTTGGCTGTGCCGGATGTCATGGCAGCGGCAAAGCACCCGGCTGATCTCGTTCATCTGCTGGATCGCGGCGCTGGCGGTCTGCGGAGCCCTGGCCCGCTGGGCCATGCTGACCGGCGACGGGCCGATGGCCGCGGATTGGCTGCACCGCGCCGGGTTGGTGTTTCTGGGGCTGCTGGGCCTGGCGCTGGCGCGGATCACGGTGCCGGTCACCAACCATGTGCTGGACCCGAGCGAGGAGACCTCGCCCTTCCGGCCGCATCCGGGGCGGATGAACCTTGGCCCCGGGCTGGTGGCGCTGGCGCTGCTGGGGGAACTGGCGGGGCTGTCGCCTGCGGTCAGCGGCTTTCTGTGGATCGCCGCCGGAGCAGGTTACATGGACCGGATGGCCGAAGGCTTTGTGGGGCGTGAGGTGGTCCGGTCGGAAATCCTCGTCCTGATGGGGGCGGCGGGTTTTGCCGGGCTGGGGCTGATGGGCCTTGGCGCCGCGCGGCTGGGCGCGCCATGGGGCGAGGTGGCGCCGCTGCATCTGGCGCTGATGGGTGGCCTGGGCCTTGGCGTGCTGGCGGTTTTCGCCATTGCCGGGCGGTTCCATTCCGGGCAGGCGCTGGGGTTCCACTGGCCGACCCGGCTGGCCTTCGGGCTGGTTGCCCTGTCGGCCCTGCTGCGCGCCTTGCCGGAAATGGGTCTGATCCCCTGGCCGCCCGGTCCCTTGCATCTGCTGGCGGCCGTATTCTGGGCCGCCGCCTTCGGGCTGTGGCTGTGGGACTTCTGGCCATCGCTGCGCTATCGCGGCATCGGGTCAGAGGCGCGTTGA